A window of Candidatus Poribacteria bacterium genomic DNA:
ATATTCGCGAGAAAATCACTTTTCGCACGACTTGCGTATTCGGCTGTTTCTTTCGCTTGTTGCATCGCCTTTTGGGTTTTTATCCGCTCTGTAATATCCAGAGCCATACTAATACCCAAGTGTCTTTTACTTGGACCCGGAAGTTCACCAAGCAACGATGAACTAAACTCCCAAATCTGTTTTTTGCCAGACTTGGTAAAAATTTCATACTCGCCCTCTGCCACGCGCTCCGTAGAACTATACAATTGGGCAAGATGTGCTTTGATCTTCTCAGCTTCCTGATTATTCGCCTGCTCCAACCATTTTGAGACTGTAGGTATATCTTCGAGGGTGTACCCCGTTAATTCTGTCCACGCCCGGCTAATTTGCAAGACTTCACCATCCTCAGCATGAATCATGATAGGTAGCGGTGCGCTCAGTACGGCACGACGAAAACGTTCTTCGCTGTGCTGCAATTCAATTTCTGCTTGCTTCCGATCCGTGATATTCGTTGATGCCATCACGAACCCAACCAATTCTCCGTCCTGTTGAATTGGACCGATACAGGATGCGTACCAATATCCACTTATCAGTCCCTGAACTTCATAGGTCGCAACTTCGCCAGTTTCGATGACCCGGGCACAGGCTTCCCTGAACCCTTTATGATGTTCTTCAGTGAGAAATTCAAAGACGCTTTTTCCGACGATGTCTTGCGGTGTTAATCCGAGGGCAGGGGGGAGCCTGTTGATAAATTCGAGGCGATAGTCAAGGGTCATCGTTGAGATGAGGTCAGGGACACTTTCAACAAGAGAACGCCAGTTTGCTTCAGAATCTCGGACGGCTTGTTGTGCGCGATAGTACTCCGTTATATCCCGTGAAATGCCGCACGTTCCATTGATGCGTCCTTCTCTATCTCGAATTGGAACTTTGGTCGTTGAGACCCACGTATCTTGTTCGTTGGGCCAAGTCTCTTTTTCCTGTATACCTTCAATTGGTTTTCCAGATTCGATGACATCTTGCTCGTCCTGATACGCCTGTTGGGCATGTTCACGGGTAAAGAAATCAAAATCCGTTTTATTGACTGCCTCGGCGGGATTCTTTAGACCGAACCGTTCCGCCAAAGAGCGATTGATTCGTATGAACCGGCTCTCCAGATCCTTGAAGTAGATGTGGTCGGGTGTATTCTCCATTAGGGTATGCAGCAGATCACCCTCTTGCGCGCGCTTCGCTGCCAATTGCTGAAAGCGGGTTTCACTCTCTTTCAACTTCGCTTCCAGCCGCTTTTGCGGCGTGATGTCTGTTGCGACGACGTAACAGCCTTGTTTTTTCGGATCTTTTGTTATGCGCCATCTTAACCACTTGTAAGACTCATCTTTGCATTGAAATCTGCTTTCAAAGGTAGCAGTATGGTGTTTACCTGTTTTTACCTTCTCAAGTTCAGTGAGTGTGCCTTGCCGTTCCTTCGGATGTACAAACACGTGCCATTCCGGACTTTGGAGTTCCGATTTAGTAAATCCGAGATTTTCTTCCCACGCCGAATTAAAAGCAAGAAAACTACCGTCACAACTGATATACCCGAACATATCCGTAGAAATTTCCAAAAGACAGTTATGTTCAATGATTTCGTCCGCGTCCGTTAATATGTGTTTGCGAGCTTCATCCTTAGGTTCCATATTTACCTCCGCATGGTGCGAGGTAGGAAGCACTTCATGAGTTACGCAGATTTATTTTGTCACGAGGACTGCACGACTTGCTAATTTTACAACGGTTTGCGTAGTGCTTTGGAAAACGAGTTCATATAATCTTCCGTGGTGGCTTGCACTCAGCGCGATGAGATCACAGTCATTCTCCTCTGCGTTCTCCAAGATATTTGTTACTGTAAAGCCGCGAGCAGTAAGGAAATCGGCTTGAACGTCATAATATTTCAAGTACGCTTCCATCTGTTGCTGAATCTGCATTGCTTCCGGTTGTGTGCTTGAAAGGGCAAGTCCGAGAATTCCAGCTTTTGTCAATTCTCCGATTTCTGCGACAAGACCTAAGGCGTGGTCAGAATAGGCATCCCCGTGATGGACAGCAAGAATCTTCCGTAGCAGTGTGCATTGTTCGTGCACTACAATAATAGGTCTTGTGATATGTAGGAGTACATCGTCAATTTGGTTCTGAATAAGTTTAAGGCGACGTTTTCTTATATCTTCAGGGAGCCCAACGACAACGAGGTCAGCGGAGTGTGCTTTTTCGCAGATCATCTGCCGTGGGTTGCCAGCAACAGCCTCAACGTGGTAGTCCAAAAAATCGTAGAGCGAACATTCCGCTTCTGTCCGACGTAGAACGGTCGCTGCGACATCAGCACTTCCACCGTGCTGGCTATCTTGAAAGAAAACACACGACAGGTGTGTTCCCAAAAGCACCGCCAGTTGTCCGGCGTATTCAAAGGCATTTTTTTCGTAATCTGTATCGCCGATGGCAACGAGGATATTTTTTATCATGAGACATCCCTTTATAAGCGCAAGGCGGTAGGACTTTACCCGCGAGTCTCCGATATTCCTAACGCACCTTGTGCTACAACAAAACTAAAGTTAGTCTGAATTTCATTAGGGGTGCTGCAGCAAAGCAGCAACAGCATCATCTTCGCTTTCAAAACTCTTGAAAACGGTGATTAATCGCGCCATGACAATGAGGTTTTTGACATGCTTGTTCACATTAACCACTGCAATCTGCCCCCCACGCGGGTGGATATCGGAATAGATTTTCATGAGTGCGCCAAGCCCGGAACTATCCATCCCAGTTACCTCTTTAAAATCAAGTACCAGTTTCGGAGGCGAGGAGTCCGCTCCGAGTGCTTCCTCTATAGTTTCCGAAAACTCCTTGATACCCGGTGTGATAATCCTACCGCTCAGCCTGAAAATAACGATCCCTTCCTTCTCAGACACGGTGATTGGCATAGTATACTCCTAATATTACCGCCCATTTTAAGTGTTAGGTGGGTTTCCCACCACGGCACTTAACTTTCGTTTGATAGTGCCGAAATTGCAGCATCCTCGGTGTCGAAGTGTTCAAAGATACTGACGAGTCGACTACGGACTATCAAGTTTTTGATGTTTGTTCCGACGTTGATGACCCCGATACGCCCCTTCTTCCGCGTTGCAGCGACATGTGCGCCCATCAGAGTGCCCAAGCCAGAACTGTCCATCATATTGACTCGGTCAAAATTAATGAGGATGCGTGGTGCGTCGGAAGCATCTATCTGTGAAGTGATTGCCTCCCGTAATTCCGAGACTGAAGCTCCCATTATTTTTCCACTCGGTTCTAAGATCGCAACGCCATCTTTCTGACGAATCGTAGTTGCCATGATTCTCTCCTTTTCGTTTGTTAGAAACTGAAATGTCAACCCCACTTCTTTAAATTTTACACTATTTCCAACTATTTGTCAATATCCAATTTATTTGTCAATATCCAATTTAGATGTGCCATCAGATTTTGTTTGTTTTTAACACCTAAACAGAGTATAATAGTGGCGAATTCATACTACCAGAAAGGAAAACAATGTATAAAGCGAACCCTCGAATTAAGGATCTTCCCGAGGATGAACGTCCCCGTGAAAGACTCCGTAAATATGGACCAGAGAGTCTGAGAGACTCCGATCTCTTAGCCCTTATTCTCAAAAGTGGCTTCAAAGGGACAACAGCTGTTCAACTTGGCGAACAGATTCTCACGACGTTTGAAGGTGATTTGAAGCGGATGGCTGATAACAGACTCAAGCAATTTGAGAAAATTAAAGGCGTTGGTGAAGCGAAGGCGGCACAGATCGTCGCGGCGTTTGAACTCGGAAAACGGTTGGCACGTTTTCATGCGGATCGCGACAAGATTACGTCTCCAGCTGATGTTGCAGACCTGATGATGTCTAAAATGCGGTACTTACAGAAAGAAGTCGTTTGTGTTTTGTGCCTTGATACCAAAGGCGGTGTGACAACCAAAGGTGTCGCTGGTGATTTGGGTGGCGATTTGACTTGGGGGAAAAGATTGTCAGAGGGAACAGTTTTTGAAGGTACTCTAAACGCGAGCGTTTTTCACCCACGCGAAATCTTCCGATTCGCGATTGAGGAGTCAGCGAATTCAATCGTTCTTGTTCATAACCACCCATCCGGCGATCCGCAGCCGAGTCAAGAGGACATTCGAGCGACAAAACAGTTGATCGAGGCTGGCAATCAAATTGGGATTAAGGTACTGGATCACATCATCATTGGCGATGGGATTTTTGTTAGTCTGAAAGAGGAAAATCTCATTTGAGGGCCGCCGATTTATGCTTCACTACGTTGTCGGATCACTTCGTACAGCAGAACACCTGCAGCGACCGACACATTGAGGGATTCAATCTTTCCTAACATCGGTAGATGAACAAGGTAGTCGCATTTCTGCTTGACTAACCGCCGAATGCCTTTACCTTCACTTCCTAAAACGAGGCACAACGGCACCCTAAAATCCGCATCTGTATATGGACAAGAGGCATCCTCGGTAGCAGCACCTGCAATCCAGATACCAGCGTTTTTAAGCATGTCCAGGGTGTGCGCAACGTTTGTTACCCTAACGATAGGGATATGTGTAGATGCACCTGCTGATGCTTTGTGTACAGTGGCTGTAACATCAGCAGTACGGTTCTTTGGGATGAGAACAGCATCGGCATTCACAGCCTCGGCGGTACGGAGGATCGCCCCAAGGTTCCTTGGGTCTTGAATGTTATCTAACATGACTAACAACGCGTTGTGCTTACTGGATTCTATTTTCGCGAGGACTGATGCCAAATCGTTATAGCGTGTCGGGCTGACGAGAGCGATGACCCCTTGGTGTGGTAAAGAAGGTTCGAGCTTATCCAACTCGCGTCGAGCGCAGCGTTTTACCGGGATACCTGCTTCTTCTGCCATTGCGACAATACGGCGAATGCGGGAATGGGTTGTGCCTTCGGCAATCCAGATCTTTTCTATCCCTTGAGTCTTATGCTGTAGGTACTCTATAACTGGATTTCTACCAACAATGTATTCAGACATATTGAAGTATGGGAGAATAGGGTTATCCGCCCGTACAGGTTAGTCCCCGCGAACGAATTTAATGTCTGGACCGCGCGGCTCAATCTTAATATCTGGATCCGCGGTTTGGCATCCGATACAGGTGATATCGCCGACATTTGCATTCTCCATGCGCGGTGCGAGTTTTCCCAACTTAAACACAAACCCTAAGATGTCACCTGCCGGAATCTTCTGATCACATGAATTGCAGGGAATAGCTACCCCCGATTTGACTTTCGCTAAAAGTTCTGATGCTTTCATGACTTGCCTTTCATTCGCAAAATTGATTAGAGGAAGTAACGCTCTTTTTGCTTGTCCGATTCGTACTCTTCGTACGCCTCCTGTGCTGTGTCCACTTCGGAGACTTCCGCGATAGGCACATCCCACCAAGATTCGTAGCGCGGGACCCCTTGGTAGTAGTCTACATCAATCTTCACAACGGTTGTATGTGCTGCTTCGCGCGCCTCATGCAGGGCGGCTTTCAAGCTTTGCAAGGTTGTTGCTTCAATTACTTTGGCACCAAGACTGGCGGCATTCGCAGCGAGATCTACCGGTAAAAAGTCGCCTTCAAGTTCACCGCTTTCTTCATCACGATAACGAAAGCGGGTAGCGAAGCCTTGGGCACCGGTCGCCCGAGACAATCCACCGATGCTGCTATGCCCCTCGTTGTTCACGAGTACGACAATTAGTTTATAACCTTCCTGAATTGATGTGATGATTTCCTGTGCCAACATCAAATATGAACCGTCGCCCACCATGACATAGACATCACGACTCGGATCAGCCATTTTAATACCTAATCCGCCAGCGATTTCGTAGCCCATGCATGAGTATCCGTATTCCAAGTGGTACTGCTTCGGATTACGGGTCCGCCACAATTTGTGCAAGTCCCCCGGTAGGCTGCCCGCGGCGCAGACCATAACATCTTCAGGACGCGAAAATTCGTTCACCACGCCAATCACTTCACTTTGACTTGGCAACGGCGCATGTCCAAGGTGATAAAGTCGATCTACCTCTTCTTCCCATTCGTCCCGATATTTCTCAATTTGCGCGGCATAGGTTGCGTCAACGCGGTAGTCTCCTACAGCAGCGGCAAGCTCCTCAAGCGCGACACGGGCATCTGCGACCAAAGGCAAAGCCGCATGTTTAAACGCATCGAACTCAGCAACGTTGATATTGATGAAACGGACGTTCGGATTTTGGAAAGCAGTTTTGGAAGCAGTTGTGAAGTCGCTTAAGCGTGTGCCGATTGCGATTACTAAATCCGCCTCCCGTGCAGTAATGTTCGCTCCGGGTGTTCCAGTTGCTCCTATTGCCCCAAGATTCTGTGGATGATTGTATGACAGTGAACCTTTTCCAGCGAAGGTTTCACCGACAGGAATACCGGTTTGTTCTACAAATTGGGCAAGTTGCGCTGTGGCTTCGCTATAGATAACGCCACCACCGGCGATGATTAAGGGACGCTCACTCTCACGAATCCATGCGACTGCCCGATTAAACAAACCCGCATCAGCACGAGGGCGAGATATGGTATAAACGCGCTTTTCAAAAAGTTGTGCGGGATAATCAAACGCCTCGGCTTGTACGTCCTGGGGGAGCGCTAAAGTTACAGTCCCTGTTTCCGACTGTGATGTCAGCACCCGCATCGCTTCTGGCAGTGCAGTGATTATCTGTTCTGGACGATTAATCCGATCCCAATAGCGTGAGATTGGTTTGAAGCAATCGTTCACCGAGTAATCTTGTGAACTGGGAGACTCCAGCTGCTGTAAAACTGGGGCAACTAAACGGGTGGAGAAAATGTCGCCCGGTAACAAGAGGACCGGTATCCGGTTAATTGTTGCGCCCGCTGCACCTGTAATCATATTTGTTGCGCCTGGTCCGATAGATGTCGTGCAGGCAAAGGTTCGCAGGCGGTTGCTCATCTTGGCAAATGCAGCGGCGGTGTGCACCATCGACTGTTCGTTCCGGGTCTGATAGAAACGGAAGGAATCGGAATACTGATGCAATGCTTGCCCGATACCGGCAACGTTTCCGTGACCAAAGATTCCGAACATACCGGCGAAAAATTGGGTTTCGTTCCCGTCTCGTTCAACATATTGTTGTTGCAGAAATTGGACGATGGCTTGTCCCATCGTGAGTTTTCGTGTTTCCATATTTTTTGATTTTCCTTGCGGTTCGTTGAGGAGGGTTTTTCGAGAACGCTCCTTTCCGTTCATCCAGCCCGGCGCGATGCTTGGGCTTACAATATTTGGCTAAAGACTCAAAAGAAAATTTATTTTCCTTGCGGTTCGTTGAGGAGGGTTTTTCAAGAACGCTCCTTTGCTAAAGTGGTGTACAGCTGCGGTACGGTGACTTAGCCAAGACATGTTACCATCCGCCGCGTTCAGCGACAAATTCGTCAACCTCGAGCATTGTCGGCATAAAATTGGCACACCCATGCCGTGTTACGACAATTGCCCCGGTTGCATTGCCAAGACGGGCAGATTTTTCCCAGTCCCAACCGCTGAGATGACCGTAGATAAAACCGCTCGCGAAGGCATCTCCAGCACCGAGCGTATTGTAGACCTCAACTGGAAACGGCTCGGCGTGAATGACTTCGCCGTTTGTTAGATAAACATCTGCACCTTCAATACCACGTTTTACGATGAGTGCCGCTGGACCGGCACCCAAAAGCGTCTCAATAGCAACTGCCATATCTCCTTCAATCGTTGGATTTGAGATTTGGGAGTGTTCAATTGTGAGTTGCGAAACACTTGTAAGCGTGGCGGCTTTGATTTCTTCTTCTGTGCCGATAGCGATGTCAATATAGCGTAAGGCAGACCTCATAACAACACCAAACGCTCTTGGATCGTGCCACTGATCTGCCCGGAAATCAAGGTCGAGGAAGACGCGATTGCCGAGTGCTTGTGCTTGTTCCGCGGCGTAAAGGGTCGCACTACGGCTTGGTTCTTTGCTCAAGCCTGTCCCCGATATTAGTGTCGCTCGGCTTTCAGCAATCGGTGCAGCAACAACATCATCAATGGTGAGTTCAATATCGGCGCAGTTGTCGCGGTAATAGATTAACGGGAACCGATCTGGTGGTTCAATGCCCAGCACGACGGCACTTGTCCGGTGTCCAGGTTTCTGTGGAATAAACCGAGTCTCAACGCCTTCGTTTCTCAAAAACTTAAGTAGGAACTCCGCGACAGGATCCTCACCTACAGCAGTTAACAGCACAGCCTGAAGCCCAAGTCGTTGAACACCAACACTAATGTTCGTAGGACACCCTCCGACGAAGGCACCGAAACTTTCAATGTCTGGAAATGCGGCACCGATGTCATTCGCATAGAGATCCAGAGAACTTCGTCCGATTGTGAGGATATCGTAGGTTTTCATTTTGAAGTCTCTGCGTTTTTAAATTTCTGATGCTCCTCGGCAAATTTACGGGTTAAGAGAAACGCATCATTTCCACATGCAATAAGTTGAACACCCAGGCTCAGCCACTGTTCACCGCTCTCAAAGTCGTTGACATAACACCCCAAAGGCACATCGTGGGTCTGTGCAAGCCTGATAATTTGTTTTATAGTGTCTAAAAGTAGCGGATGGTCCAGCTCACCAGAGATGCCCATAGATGTGGATAGATCATAAGGACCGATAAACACTACATCTAATTCACCCGTGGTGAGAATGTCACTCAGGTTTTCAACGGCTTGGACGGTCTCAATCTGTCCGATGATGAGGATTTCCTGATTTGCGTTGCGGACGTATTCTTTGGTATCAAGTTTTGTGAAATCTCCATAATCGGTGTGTCCGATGCCAAATGCGACGCCGCGATCACCTTCGGGCGCGTATTTTGTCCATTTTTTAATTTTCTCAATATCCTCACGAGATTCGACTCGTGGAACCATGACCCCCGTCGCACCAGCATCAAGTACTCGAGAGACAAAATGGCGCTCAAGCATAGGGACACGGACAATACAAGGAAGACTTGATCCACGCGCGTTCCGAATTATCCGACCCATGGTTTCTATGGAAAAGGAACTATGCTCTAAGTCTGCGATAACAAAGTCTGCACCGGCATTCGCAAGCAGTGTTGCAACCGCGGAGCCACCGAACTCAAGTACAAATGTTCCAACGAGTACTTCTCCGCGTTTCAAAGATGCTTTCACGTATGTAGTTCCTCTAATTTTCTACGGGGATTTCCGACATCAATTTCTGTGCTTCGCTAACCATTTTTGTCGGTACGGACATCTTTTCACCGACCGCAAGGATTAACATGTAGAAATCATAAGCGGTTTGTAATTCACCATTGAGGTGCGCACTTTCAGCAGCGTTGAAATAGCAAATGGTTGCCATTCGGTGAGATTCTTCGACAAGAGATGGCATGTTCGCATAGCCGTGGTTATACCCGGCAAGGATATAAGATTTTCCGGCTTCTTCCCATGAACGTTGTAGTTCAAATTGGCGTGCAAGGCGTGTGTAATAAACGCCACCTTTTTTGGCATTCTTTCTGGCAAGACGCTGTTTCTCAGCGACTGTGTAAGCGAAGCGGGCGCGCGTATAACAGTTGGCAACGAGTTCTAAGTCATCTTTCTTGACAAAGTTGTTAGCCTGTTTTTGATAGAACCTGCCGAGCTTTCTATAGAGTACGTGGCACTGTCGGGTCCTTCCTTGTTGTTCAAAGATTTGAATCTGCCGGAAGATGTGGAGTGCTTCATTTTCATGAGGATATTGGATGTCGCTATGAACCTGATCAAGTAGGAATTCCGGGGAGGCTTCCTCAATTACGAGTCGATAACTACCAGACGCTCTAATTCGGGGTTGTATGGGGGTTACATCAGTTATTTCTTCTTGTGGGACAGATGGTGGCTGCTCAAACCATTCACGAAGGACAGCATTTTCATTCTCCGGTAATTTCCGAATGAGCGCGGCAATTTCCTCAACGGTCGGATTTACTGGAAGTCCAGTACCTGCAGTACTAAGTTTTTTGAACAGACTATCCACAGTTTTGGCTACACCTTGATCGTCAGTAGAAAGGCGACTTGCTCTGTGAAGTTCTGCCAATGCGCTCGGGTAATCTTGGTTTTCGACGTAACGTGTGGCAAGCGTATAATGCCTTTGGATCTCGGCTGCTAACTTTTCGCGTTTAACGTTCTCCTCTTTCTGGCGTCGCTCAAAAAAGAGATTCTGATTCATTCGCTCTGCGTCAGGGAGTGAAAGGCGGAACGTTTTTCGGTATCGTTCAAGTGCTTCTATTAATCTTGAGTTATTGGAAGTGACGCTTGCATTGATAAGCTGCGAAGCCTGCTTGACATATTCATCCTGGCGGATCCGATCCAACTCTTCATACATCTCGGTAGCACTTTGATGACGCTCCTCGAGTTGTCGGTGGAGTGCCTTTTGTAAGAAATTACGGAGGACTTCCGGGCACCTATGGATCTCCTCAATTTCCCCAGCTGCTTTCTTTTTATCAATTTCTTTGTTTTCGCCCGAAAAAGGAAATCGTCCGGTTACGGCTTGATACAGAATTAAAGCTGTGGAATAGAGATCGGCGCGGTAATCATAGGCTCCATAGTGTTGTTCGGGTGCCATATACCGTCGAGTGCCAGCCATGGTCTCAGCGAATTCAGTAGTCTCACCAAATATGCGAGCGATGCTGAAATCGGCGACTTTCGCTTGCTTTTCGGTTGTGAGCAGGATATTCTGTGGTTTGATGTCGCGGTGCATAATCTTGTGCACATGCGCTTCTTTTAATCCACTACAGATGTCTAAACCGATATTGAGTGTATCTGTTAAACTGAGTGCCCCCTCCTGCATGAGGTCGTGAAGGCTCTTGCCCTCAACATACTCCATCACTATCCACGCGACATAGTCGTCCGCTCCCGGTTCAACGGTATGAATGGAGACGATATTCGGATGTCCCCAAATCTTTGACATTGCTTGAAACTCGGTTAGCAAAAACTTCATTCTACTGGCAGGATAGGCAGTTTTAGCTAAGGCTTTAATCGCAACTTCGCGGTTTGTCATTTCTTCGCGGGCGCGAAAAACCGACGAGAATCCTCCTGAATTGAGAAACTCAAGCAATCTATATTTACCTAAGATTAATTGGTCAATCTGCATAATGGTAGCTTAAACGGGACAGGATACGACTTTATAGTAATTAAAATTAACAAAATTAAGATTAATTGTCAATACAAAAAGGCATTTTTAACAGGTTTAAGCCAGATTATTCGCTGAACGGGCGCGTTGTACCTCTTTGACGAGCCTCTCCGCTCGTTTAGTGAGCGTTGCAAATTCACCGGCTGCAATGAGTTGATTATTAACAAGCGAACTTCCAACGCCCAAAGCAGTAGCACCAGCAGTGATGAAATCAGCAGCGTTTTCCGCACTAATGCCACCCGTTGGAACAAGCGGGATCTGCGGCAGTGGTGCTTTCACGTCTTTTATATAGGCAGGACCGACACTGCTTGACGGAAATACTTTCACATAATCTGCTCCTGCTTCCCATGCGGCTAAAATTTCTGTTGGCGTAAAGGCACCGGGAATAACAACTTTGCCGTAGCGGTTACAGATATCAATTACGTCTGGTTTCGTAACTGGACTGACGATGAATTCAGCACCAGCGAGCATCACCGCCCGCGCTGTTTCTGCATCCAGGACGGATCCTGCACCAACGAGAACGGCATCTCCATACGCCGATGAAACATCGTTAATGACTTGTAACGCATTTGGTGTCGTCATCGTCACTTCAATTACGTTAACACCGCCAGCATGGATTGCCGCCGCTGTTTCAATCAATTCATTTGCACTGTTGGCACGAATTATAGCGACAATACCACACGCTTCAATCCGTTGCATTTGTTCTAACTTTGTCATAGACATCCTTAAAATTCCGCACTAATTGCTTGAGGTTATGAGGTATTTTTAATTTTCACCTATAAACAATGATAAAAAGAGGGTGATATATTTTTGTTGCGATTTTTCTGTTAATATGTTATCATTAAGTAAATAGAGCGACCCCGATTACAAATTACCGATAATAATGACACTTTTCGGTGCACGAGATGCGCTGATAAATTGTCTCCGAAAAAAGAATGGAAGTTGTTCCACTACTCCCTTATCTGCTCAGTTTAACAGGGTTACTTGTCCTCTCAGGCTTCTTCTCCGGATCTGAGACGGCTTTATGTGCACTTACTCAAGTCCAAATTGAGCGGCTCCGTCTTGAAAAAGGCGGTGCGTCTGCAATTGTCAATTTTGTTGACAACCCACGCAGATTGTTTATTACCGTTTTGCTTGGTAACAACCTTGTCAACGTCTCGTTCGCGATCCTCATGCTATGGCTCGTTAAGCGAGTTCTCCCCGGCTATACAGAGGTTCTCCAATTTGCCACAGCCACAGCCGCCAGTGTCCTCCTTATGCTCATCTTCGGTGAGATGACTCCGAAGAGCTTCGCAATTAAACACGCGGAATTCTTTGCGAAAATAGCAGCACCCCCGCTATGGGTATTTTCTGTTCTTATTTCACCGTTACGTTCTTTACTACGCAAAATCATCGACTTTCTCATCCCAATATTCGGTGGACATTCATCACCTACAGAACACCTCACAGCATCAGATCTTAAAGAAATGCTTGATACTTATCAAGAGGAAGCACTTCCAGCCGATGAACGAGAAATTGTGGGTAATATTCTTCAATTACGCGACATTGAGGCAAAAGAAATTATGGTGCCACGCACTGAAGTCATCGCAGTTCCAACGTCAAATACCATTCAAGAAACACTAAAGCAGGCAAAGGAACATGGATTTTCGCGCATTCCAGTTTATCAAGAGCAAATTGACAATATTTGTGGTATTTTCTACGTTAAAGATTTAGCACTGTGGCGGCACGCCGCAATAGATTCACTTACCATTGATGCCTTCCTTGAAAAACGAAACCAGATTTCCGAGACATCGCCCAGCACCTCTCTCATCCGTGAATCTTTTTTCGTCCTTGAGACTCGTAAAATCGGGATGTTGTTACTACAACTCACACGTGAAAAAACCCAAATGGCGATTCTTCAAGATGAGTACGGCGGTGTTTCAGGAATTGTCACCACCGAAGACATTGTTGAACAGGTCGTCGGGGATATTGTCGACGAACACGACAGAGACAATTCTCCGCCTGATTTTGTCAAACACTCTGAAGAACCGTTGTTACTTGAAACTTCCGGACGAATGAGCATCCGGGAACTCAATCAGCAATTTGAATTAAAACTCAGCGAAGATGATGCTGACACCATTGGCGGCTATGTCCTTGGACTCTTCGGACGAATTC
This region includes:
- a CDS encoding PAS domain S-box protein — translated: MEPKDEARKHILTDADEIIEHNCLLEISTDMFGYISCDGSFLAFNSAWEENLGFTKSELQSPEWHVFVHPKERQGTLTELEKVKTGKHHTATFESRFQCKDESYKWLRWRITKDPKKQGCYVVATDITPQKRLEAKLKESETRFQQLAAKRAQEGDLLHTLMENTPDHIYFKDLESRFIRINRSLAERFGLKNPAEAVNKTDFDFFTREHAQQAYQDEQDVIESGKPIEGIQEKETWPNEQDTWVSTTKVPIRDREGRINGTCGISRDITEYYRAQQAVRDSEANWRSLVESVPDLISTMTLDYRLEFINRLPPALGLTPQDIVGKSVFEFLTEEHHKGFREACARVIETGEVATYEVQGLISGYWYASCIGPIQQDGELVGFVMASTNITDRKQAEIELQHSEERFRRAVLSAPLPIMIHAEDGEVLQISRAWTELTGYTLEDIPTVSKWLEQANNQEAEKIKAHLAQLYSSTERVAEGEYEIFTKSGKKQIWEFSSSLLGELPGPSKRHLGISMALDITERIKTQKAMQQAKETAEYASRAKSDFLANMSHELRTPLNAIIGFAEILRDELVGSINDEQKECVNDIHISGEHLLEMINDILDLSKIEAGKMALQLETFSIVEAVEEVNAIITALAVKKDLDLTLNYNRNSMIEADRVKFKQVFYNLLSNAVKFTPEGGKVATELEITDTELSAQVIDTGIGIAEEDQAKLFAPFTQIDTSKSRRYGGTGLGLALTHRLIQLHGGEITVKSEEGKGSNFALKIPLQHLKDKVGNGSDKAA
- a CDS encoding universal stress protein, which translates into the protein MIKNILVAIGDTDYEKNAFEYAGQLAVLLGTHLSCVFFQDSQHGGSADVAATVLRRTEAECSLYDFLDYHVEAVAGNPRQMICEKAHSADLVVVGLPEDIRKRRLKLIQNQIDDVLLHITRPIIVVHEQCTLLRKILAVHHGDAYSDHALGLVAEIGELTKAGILGLALSSTQPEAMQIQQQMEAYLKYYDVQADFLTARGFTVTNILENAEENDCDLIALSASHHGRLYELVFQSTTQTVVKLASRAVLVTK
- the rlmB gene encoding 23S rRNA (guanosine(2251)-2'-O)-methyltransferase RlmB, whose translation is MSEYIVGRNPVIEYLQHKTQGIEKIWIAEGTTHSRIRRIVAMAEEAGIPVKRCARRELDKLEPSLPHQGVIALVSPTRYNDLASVLAKIESSKHNALLVMLDNIQDPRNLGAILRTAEAVNADAVLIPKNRTADVTATVHKASAGASTHIPIVRVTNVAHTLDMLKNAGIWIAGAATEDASCPYTDADFRVPLCLVLGSEGKGIRRLVKQKCDYLVHLPMLGKIESLNVSVAAGVLLYEVIRQRSEA
- a CDS encoding JAB domain-containing protein, giving the protein MYKANPRIKDLPEDERPRERLRKYGPESLRDSDLLALILKSGFKGTTAVQLGEQILTTFEGDLKRMADNRLKQFEKIKGVGEAKAAQIVAAFELGKRLARFHADRDKITSPADVADLMMSKMRYLQKEVVCVLCLDTKGGVTTKGVAGDLGGDLTWGKRLSEGTVFEGTLNASVFHPREIFRFAIEESANSIVLVHNHPSGDPQPSQEDIRATKQLIEAGNQIGIKVLDHIIIGDGIFVSLKEENLI
- a CDS encoding STAS domain-containing protein; the protein is MATTIRQKDGVAILEPSGKIMGASVSELREAITSQIDASDAPRILINFDRVNMMDSSGLGTLMGAHVAATRKKGRIGVINVGTNIKNLIVRSRLVSIFEHFDTEDAAISALSNES
- a CDS encoding STAS domain-containing protein, which translates into the protein MPITVSEKEGIVIFRLSGRIITPGIKEFSETIEEALGADSSPPKLVLDFKEVTGMDSSGLGALMKIYSDIHPRGGQIAVVNVNKHVKNLIVMARLITVFKSFESEDDAVAALLQHP